One Methanobacterium sp. genomic region harbors:
- a CDS encoding decaprenyl-phosphate phosphoribosyltransferase — translation MIKELIISMRPKQWYKNLVIFIGIVFSLKLLDLSLWIDVIAAFTVFCVISGCLYLINDIIDVDKDKNHPKKRNRPIASGKLKTRDAWISAIILITVAFGVSYLINIWFLASAVTFFLLILIYSLFLKQLAIVDMMVISVGFVIRAIAGCAAVGVIVSPWLIICAFLLALFLAIGKRRHELVVLGKNAGNHRKILDGYSTEMLDQMMNITTSALIMSYSIYTFFTGKIYIMITIPFAFYGLFRYIYMVHAENFGGEPEMLFKDKGMLLSMVLWAVLVIVILYGSSISRFLGVF, via the coding sequence ATGATAAAAGAACTCATAATCTCAATGCGTCCGAAACAGTGGTATAAAAATTTAGTTATATTCATTGGAATTGTTTTTTCTCTAAAACTTTTAGATTTAAGTCTTTGGATTGATGTAATTGCAGCATTTACAGTCTTCTGCGTGATTTCAGGGTGCTTATACCTAATAAATGATATCATTGATGTTGATAAAGATAAAAATCATCCTAAAAAGCGTAATAGGCCAATTGCATCAGGCAAATTAAAAACAAGAGACGCATGGATATCTGCAATTATATTGATCACTGTGGCATTTGGAGTTTCGTATTTAATTAATATCTGGTTTTTAGCTTCAGCAGTAACTTTTTTCCTGTTAATATTGATTTACTCCCTGTTCTTGAAACAGCTCGCCATAGTAGATATGATGGTAATTTCTGTAGGTTTTGTTATAAGAGCCATTGCAGGATGTGCGGCGGTAGGAGTAATTGTATCACCCTGGCTTATAATTTGTGCATTTCTTCTTGCGTTATTTTTAGCAATTGGAAAACGAAGACATGAACTAGTTGTACTCGGAAAGAATGCGGGAAATCATCGTAAAATCCTGGACGGATACTCAACTGAAATGCTTGATCAGATGATGAATATAACTACCAGTGCTTTAATCATGTCTTATTCCATTTATACATTCTTTACAGGCAAAATATACATAATGATTACCATTCCATTTGCATTTTACGGACTTTTTAGATATATATACATGGTCCATGCTGAAAATTTTGGCGGTGAGCCAGAAATGCTGTTTAAAGACAAAGGAATGTTACTCAGCATGGTATTATGGGCAGTTTTAGTTATAGTCATACTTTATGGAAGTTCAATATCCCGATTTTTAGGAGTATTTTAA
- a CDS encoding glycosyltransferase family 39 protein — translation MLDKFHLNHYSSKKIDIIISAILTLLIVVTRIPFVSKYLYEWDSVNYALGFEKFDIVHHQPHPPGYIFYIGIGRVINALFNDPNTTMIFISIVFSIITVILIYFLAKQMFSRQFAVIAALLLVFNPLFWYYGEISTIYPTQAFLATIVAYLSYQVFRGKEKFFYPSIIALGLAGGFRQDLIIYMFPLWFFCAFYHKRDPNRLLKAIIVLIPSVLVWVIPTMIFSGGIEQYSQASSTLYKIAFPRSSILFGSTIINKLTAVGSYFTWLGLALTYSGIIIMALFTKYVGKGPKHVFRENIKDYRVIFLILWFLPTSLMYLLIHIAKPGYMLVFIPVLAIVLAYFVKELSYSLSSRFKKYSPKKCLTIVLSLILLFNIAYFTVPYNINEEKLWETPISDLGSLSIQDQVLWVLDMGFMSTHEKINADDQSTQTYLNAISNVPGSNSSNTIIVMGEITRENEGFNWRKAMYYLPDYQVYYLIEADHFVTSEWYAKNHTNTWLASNIFKIPVNSSTQKVIWVISNQSAYFPQITSQIPVKTINLPDGLKLYYSDINGTQIKNNELVFNGPEQY, via the coding sequence ATGTTGGATAAATTTCATTTAAATCACTACAGTTCAAAAAAAATTGATATCATCATTTCAGCGATTTTAACTCTTTTAATAGTGGTAACAAGAATTCCTTTTGTAAGCAAATACTTATACGAATGGGACTCTGTAAATTATGCCCTTGGATTTGAGAAATTTGATATTGTACATCATCAACCCCACCCTCCAGGTTATATATTTTATATAGGCATTGGAAGAGTGATAAACGCCCTATTCAATGACCCCAACACTACAATGATATTTATCAGTATTGTGTTTAGTATTATTACAGTCATATTAATTTACTTCCTCGCTAAACAGATGTTTTCAAGACAGTTTGCAGTTATAGCAGCATTACTACTCGTATTTAATCCATTATTCTGGTACTATGGAGAAATATCTACAATTTATCCAACTCAGGCTTTTCTTGCCACTATTGTTGCTTACTTATCGTATCAGGTGTTTAGAGGAAAAGAAAAATTTTTCTATCCTTCCATCATTGCTTTAGGCCTGGCAGGAGGTTTCAGGCAAGATTTAATCATTTATATGTTCCCATTATGGTTCTTTTGTGCATTTTACCACAAAAGAGATCCAAACAGATTATTAAAAGCGATTATAGTGCTAATCCCCTCTGTTCTAGTATGGGTTATTCCAACGATGATATTTTCAGGGGGTATTGAACAGTACTCCCAGGCTTCAAGCACATTATATAAAATAGCATTCCCAAGATCATCAATACTCTTTGGATCGACTATTATTAATAAACTCACAGCAGTTGGTTCCTATTTTACATGGTTGGGGCTTGCTTTAACCTATTCCGGAATTATTATAATGGCACTGTTCACCAAATATGTTGGAAAAGGACCAAAACATGTATTCCGTGAAAATATAAAGGATTATAGAGTTATATTTCTTATACTATGGTTTTTACCTACTTCGCTTATGTATCTACTCATACATATAGCTAAACCAGGATACATGCTGGTGTTTATCCCCGTATTGGCCATTGTGTTAGCATATTTTGTTAAAGAACTGTCTTATAGTTTAAGTTCAAGATTTAAGAAATACAGTCCCAAAAAATGTCTTACAATAGTACTCTCCTTAATCCTCCTGTTTAATATAGCATATTTTACAGTCCCATACAATATAAATGAAGAAAAGCTGTGGGAAACTCCAATAAGTGATTTAGGTAGTTTATCCATACAGGATCAAGTTTTATGGGTATTAGATATGGGATTTATGTCTACCCATGAAAAAATTAACGCTGACGACCAGAGTACTCAAACCTACCTCAATGCCATATCCAATGTACCCGGTTCTAATTCCAGCAATACAATAATAGTTATGGGCGAAATTACCCGTGAGAATGAAGGGTTTAATTGGAGAAAAGCAATGTATTACCTGCCAGATTATCAAGTTTACTACTTAATTGAAGCGGATCATTTTGTAACTTCAGAATGGTATGCTAAAAACCATACAAACACATGGTTAGCATCCAATATATTTAAAATCCCAGTTAATAGTTCCACACAAAAAGTAATATGGGTAATCAGTAACCAATCGGCGTATTTCCCCCAGATAACATCACAAATTCCTGTAAAAACTATAAATTTACCAGATGGCCTAAAATTGTATTATTCCGACATTAATGGGACTCAAATAAAGAATAATGAACTGGTATTTAACGGACCAGAGCAATATTAA
- a CDS encoding PHP domain-containing protein: MKYDLHSHSKYSSDGILDPRKIIKVAIKKGLDGIAITDHNTIKGGLEAKKYETNDFKVIIGSEVMTTKGEVIGLFLSEEIKSKDFYDVIGEIKAQNGIVVLPHPFDEWRYASFPAKEDVKYIDNIEIFNSRCVKKKYNDNAGKFAKKYKLGVTGGSDAHFANEIGHAGIIVETDDIYEAILKNNLQVFGKTSTSLNHVFTKMLKTWKKHF; encoded by the coding sequence ATGAAATACGATCTTCACTCTCATTCAAAATATTCTTCAGATGGAATTCTTGATCCTCGAAAGATCATTAAAGTTGCCATTAAAAAAGGCCTAGATGGTATTGCAATTACGGATCATAATACCATAAAAGGAGGATTAGAAGCAAAAAAATATGAAACAAATGATTTTAAGGTTATAATCGGTTCAGAAGTCATGACAACTAAAGGAGAAGTAATTGGGCTATTTTTATCTGAAGAAATAAAATCTAAGGATTTTTATGATGTTATAGGTGAAATTAAAGCGCAAAACGGCATAGTGGTCCTCCCTCACCCCTTTGACGAATGGAGATATGCATCATTCCCTGCCAAAGAGGATGTTAAATATATTGATAACATTGAAATATTCAATTCACGCTGTGTTAAAAAGAAATATAATGATAATGCAGGTAAATTTGCAAAAAAATATAAATTAGGAGTAACTGGAGGGAGTGATGCTCATTTTGCAAATGAAATAGGACATGCCGGCATAATAGTAGAAACAGATGACATTTATGAAGCTATCTTAAAAAATAATTTACAGGTGTTTGGTAAAACATCCACCAGTTTGAATCATGTTTTTACAAAGATGTTAAAGACATGGAAAAAACATTTCTAA
- a CDS encoding lysylphosphatidylglycerol synthase transmembrane domain-containing protein, giving the protein MENNKVWLVILFAVVVYLIMGIYADFGSLLTAIEKFNWVFIPLMLILVLIAYLVRFLKWSLFLKSAGVRLKLKDNLFVFFSGMGMIITPAKVGEIWKGWLIRDINGEKLSKTVPVVITDRVTDVIGLVILSLLGILYYKDGIYILAALLLIFAVFFIAIRSEKISGILISILEKRAGKYSKDIKTMHATFLQLMHPRNIVGLSFLSAFAWFFECLALYFVIVGFGQSLNLILSTFVFSFASLVGAISMIPGGLGIAEATISGMLQYFGLTSVDSIGVAIIIRFGTLWFGAILGFLIHFIFKKKIMGKQI; this is encoded by the coding sequence ATGGAAAATAACAAAGTTTGGCTGGTTATCCTATTTGCAGTTGTTGTTTACCTTATAATGGGTATATACGCAGATTTTGGAAGCCTGTTAACTGCAATTGAAAAATTTAACTGGGTTTTCATCCCATTAATGCTTATTCTAGTTTTGATAGCGTATCTTGTTCGTTTTTTAAAGTGGAGTCTTTTTTTAAAAAGTGCAGGCGTCCGCTTAAAACTTAAAGATAATTTATTTGTATTCTTCAGCGGAATGGGAATGATTATAACTCCTGCCAAAGTAGGGGAAATATGGAAAGGATGGTTAATAAGAGACATAAACGGCGAAAAACTAAGTAAAACAGTTCCGGTTGTGATTACAGATAGAGTTACAGATGTAATTGGATTAGTTATACTTTCTCTACTTGGAATTCTGTATTATAAAGATGGAATCTATATTTTAGCAGCACTGCTTTTAATATTTGCAGTATTCTTCATAGCCATAAGATCTGAAAAAATTTCAGGCATATTGATTTCCATACTTGAGAAGAGGGCAGGAAAATATTCCAAAGATATCAAAACCATGCACGCCACATTCCTACAGTTAATGCACCCCAGAAATATAGTGGGATTATCATTTTTAAGCGCTTTTGCATGGTTCTTTGAATGCCTTGCGCTTTACTTCGTAATAGTAGGATTTGGACAATCCCTTAACTTAATATTATCCACATTTGTATTCAGCTTCGCATCGTTAGTTGGTGCAATAAGCATGATTCCGGGAGGTCTTGGAATTGCAGAAGCCACAATCTCAGGAATGCTGCAGTACTTTGGATTAACATCAGTAGATTCTATAGGTGTAGCCATAATAATAAGGTTCGGAACACTCTGGTTCGGGGCAATTTTAGGGTTCTTGATACATTTCATCTTTAAAAAGAAGATCATGGGAAAACAAATATAA
- a CDS encoding DUF362 domain-containing protein, which produces MSKVALLKTSPETVIDDYYKLMHLTDYEKSLSKQDKTVLKLNLSWTLYYPACSTPPWQLEGVLNTLKKDDYKDIVAVENQTVVTHPWKGAYYNKWLPLLKEKEIDFQPLTDVEWETHKPKSEMLAMNDIFGEVLVPKMFYGSNVIHFPTVKTHGHTTTTGAMKNAFGGLIPKYRHHAHKKIHEVLVDLLAIQKEIHKGIFSVMDGGVCGNGAGPRTMEPYCGNIILASEDQVAIDAIAAKIMGFDPLKIDYIKTAHDKGLGTGDVDQIEIVGMDKVDLKNLNFKFETSRSPVVKWDQRIRKSTMNVKWLHHLLFNSPIFKTFIFASEFYHDKLWYPTTGKKKINEYKKTNWGQLFDKYPYGDFPEYTEIKNWDPY; this is translated from the coding sequence ATGTCAAAAGTCGCTTTACTTAAAACATCACCAGAAACAGTAATTGATGATTATTACAAATTAATGCATCTTACAGATTATGAAAAATCATTATCAAAACAGGATAAAACAGTTTTAAAGCTCAACCTTTCATGGACACTCTACTACCCAGCATGTTCAACTCCCCCATGGCAGCTTGAAGGGGTTTTAAATACATTAAAAAAGGACGATTACAAGGACATCGTAGCTGTAGAAAACCAGACTGTGGTAACTCACCCCTGGAAAGGAGCATACTATAACAAATGGTTACCTCTCTTAAAGGAGAAGGAAATAGATTTTCAACCGTTAACAGACGTAGAATGGGAAACTCATAAACCAAAATCTGAAATGCTCGCAATGAATGATATATTCGGCGAAGTATTAGTCCCAAAAATGTTTTACGGTTCTAATGTGATTCATTTCCCAACAGTAAAGACCCACGGCCACACCACAACTACAGGGGCTATGAAGAATGCTTTTGGAGGATTAATTCCTAAATACAGGCACCATGCCCATAAAAAGATACATGAAGTCCTTGTTGATTTACTGGCAATTCAAAAAGAAATCCATAAAGGAATCTTCTCAGTTATGGACGGGGGGGTTTGCGGAAACGGTGCAGGTCCAAGAACAATGGAACCATACTGTGGAAATATTATCCTTGCCAGTGAAGATCAGGTGGCAATTGATGCCATTGCAGCTAAAATCATGGGCTTCGACCCACTAAAAATAGATTACATCAAAACAGCACACGATAAAGGTCTTGGAACTGGTGATGTGGACCAGATTGAAATAGTGGGAATGGATAAGGTAGATCTGAAAAATCTAAACTTCAAATTTGAAACAAGCAGAAGCCCAGTTGTAAAATGGGACCAAAGGATAAGAAAAAGCACCATGAACGTCAAATGGTTACACCATCTATTATTCAACTCACCCATATTTAAAACGTTTATTTTCGCATCTGAATTCTACCATGACAAACTCTGGTACCCTACAACAGGAAAAAAGAAAATAAACGAATACAAAAAAACAAACTGGGGACAATTATTTGATAAATATCCATATGGAGATTTTCCAGAGTATACAGAAATCAAAAACTGGGACCCATATTAA
- a CDS encoding radical SAM protein — MTIMIMDLYDFKKPENTGEKIEGQPKINKISVKSILNKHKKRDSWFLSDYTLNPYYGCSVNCLYCYIRGSHYGGNITHKTSAKANASDILVKQLKKRAKNKEYGLIALATSSEAYPKIEEELKLTRSVLQIINRFKFPVSILTKSTLVLRDIDILKKINENAILPHDLKPKLKGGAIISFSFSTPDEKLARIFEPNAPTPKERLETMKKFKEEGFKVGVCYIPVLPFLSDSDKQIEKMVVMAKNYGADSILTAGLTLFGEESNDCKTVYYKIIERNFPEILEKTKRLFGDNFYPTSKYQRDLAERADRICKKYEIKNRF, encoded by the coding sequence ATGACAATAATGATTATGGATCTTTACGATTTCAAAAAGCCAGAAAACACTGGAGAAAAAATTGAAGGACAACCAAAAATAAATAAAATTAGTGTTAAATCGATCTTAAATAAACATAAAAAGAGAGATTCATGGTTTTTAAGTGATTATACCCTAAATCCGTACTATGGATGCTCAGTTAACTGCCTTTACTGTTACATTCGAGGGAGCCACTACGGGGGAAATATCACCCATAAAACATCTGCCAAAGCAAATGCTTCAGATATCCTGGTAAAACAGCTCAAAAAAAGGGCAAAAAACAAAGAGTACGGATTAATAGCCCTAGCAACTTCCAGTGAAGCTTATCCGAAGATCGAAGAAGAGTTGAAATTAACAAGATCTGTTCTCCAGATAATAAACAGGTTTAAATTCCCCGTTAGTATTTTAACTAAATCTACCCTTGTTTTAAGAGATATTGACATTTTAAAGAAGATAAATGAAAATGCAATTTTACCCCATGATTTAAAACCTAAATTAAAAGGAGGGGCCATAATATCCTTTTCTTTCTCCACCCCTGATGAAAAACTGGCCAGAATATTTGAACCCAATGCCCCCACACCTAAAGAAAGGCTTGAAACCATGAAAAAGTTTAAAGAGGAAGGTTTTAAGGTGGGAGTATGTTACATACCGGTTCTGCCATTTTTGTCTGATTCAGATAAACAAATAGAGAAAATGGTAGTAATGGCTAAAAACTACGGGGCAGATTCAATTTTAACTGCAGGCCTTACTTTATTTGGAGAAGAATCTAATGATTGTAAGACAGTTTATTATAAAATAATTGAAAGGAATTTCCCTGAAATTTTAGAAAAAACAAAGCGTTTATTTGGGGATAATTTTTATCCTACTTCAAAATATCAGAGAGACCTTGCTGAAAGGGCAGACAGGATATGCAAAAAATATGAGATTAAAAATAGGTTTTAA
- a CDS encoding TIM barrel protein, with the protein MKPDIRFGPAGRPTGYKGKTTQVCDYIKKVGLDAFEYQATYGVRISKQSALELGENAAKNDILVSMHGPYYINLCSQKEDTIKKSVERLVQSAKAGEWMNSYRTVFHMGFYTKYSPDEAMKKCKAAISELLEKVEALGINNYTFAPETTGKKSQFGSLDELIEICLSFDNFTPTVDFAHMHARSGGIIKTKEDYAKIFDKIENELGLKSLHCHFTKIEYTDAGEKKHHILSDSNFGPPLTPLLELISENGFNVTLICETPYLDIDALEMKKEYSSILRG; encoded by the coding sequence ATGAAACCAGACATAAGATTCGGTCCAGCAGGAAGACCCACAGGATACAAAGGTAAAACCACACAAGTTTGCGATTATATTAAAAAAGTAGGGCTTGATGCTTTTGAGTATCAAGCTACTTACGGAGTTAGGATATCAAAACAGTCTGCACTTGAACTTGGCGAAAATGCAGCCAAAAATGATATCCTGGTTTCAATGCATGGCCCCTACTATATCAATTTATGCTCACAAAAAGAGGATACAATTAAAAAATCAGTTGAAAGATTAGTTCAGTCTGCAAAAGCAGGAGAATGGATGAATTCATACAGAACAGTTTTTCACATGGGGTTTTATACAAAATATTCTCCAGATGAGGCCATGAAAAAATGTAAAGCTGCTATTTCTGAACTCTTAGAAAAAGTTGAAGCGCTTGGAATTAACAATTATACATTTGCGCCAGAAACTACTGGTAAAAAGTCGCAGTTTGGATCACTTGACGAGCTGATAGAAATATGCCTGTCTTTTGATAATTTTACCCCAACAGTAGACTTTGCACACATGCATGCACGGTCTGGAGGAATTATTAAAACTAAAGAGGATTATGCAAAGATATTTGATAAAATAGAAAATGAATTGGGTTTAAAATCACTTCACTGTCATTTTACAAAGATAGAATACACAGATGCTGGTGAGAAAAAACATCATATACTCTCTGATTCAAACTTTGGACCTCCCCTTACCCCTTTACTTGAATTAATTTCAGAAAATGGATTTAATGTCACTTTAATATGTGAAACTCCTTACCTGGATATTGATGCATTGGAAATGAAAAAAGAATACAGCAGTATTTTGAGGGGATAA
- a CDS encoding AAA family ATPase — translation MKFNNVAPDSYIVEKKMPTSQNGPKKEAKVVVLQSVGYPFLCNLVESPKIEIVNKELFELYAREQWEGYEVCEGSFLFDQKLLPDYAFKIIKAHPNNSKITENTSIFLMENEEDEEIKKIETNVKMDDVIGQERAKTKCKIIMKYIQEPEKFKEWAPRNVLFYGQPGTGKTMLAKSLSNELKVPLFLIKATRLIGEHVGDGARQIHELFEAASQSAPSVIFIDEMDAIGLDRKYQSLRGDVSEVVNALLTEMDGIDQNYGVVTIGATNNPHLLDFAIRSRFEEEIEFEIPDKDQRQSMLENYIKTMPVEMKVDIKKLANISKGMSGRDIKERLLKTALHKAISEDTDFVTWDHVEYALNLYKTEKNEPKHMFA, via the coding sequence GTGAAATTTAACAATGTAGCGCCTGATTCATATATAGTAGAGAAAAAAATGCCAACAAGTCAAAACGGGCCTAAAAAAGAAGCCAAAGTTGTTGTCCTACAGTCAGTTGGCTATCCATTCCTATGTAATCTGGTTGAAAGCCCAAAGATAGAGATAGTTAATAAAGAACTTTTTGAACTCTATGCAAGGGAACAATGGGAAGGCTATGAAGTTTGCGAAGGCTCTTTTCTCTTTGATCAAAAACTATTACCTGATTACGCATTTAAAATAATAAAAGCTCATCCAAATAATTCCAAAATAACTGAAAATACCTCAATATTCCTTATGGAAAATGAAGAAGACGAGGAAATTAAAAAAATAGAAACCAACGTTAAAATGGATGATGTAATTGGCCAGGAACGTGCAAAAACAAAATGTAAGATAATAATGAAATATATACAAGAGCCAGAGAAATTTAAAGAATGGGCACCTCGAAACGTTCTTTTCTATGGACAGCCTGGAACAGGGAAAACAATGCTTGCAAAATCCCTTTCCAACGAACTCAAAGTTCCATTATTCCTTATAAAAGCTACAAGGCTTATAGGAGAGCATGTTGGAGACGGTGCAAGGCAAATACACGAGCTATTTGAAGCTGCATCCCAATCAGCTCCTTCAGTTATATTTATAGATGAAATGGACGCCATTGGACTTGATAGGAAATACCAGTCCCTTCGAGGAGACGTTTCAGAAGTTGTGAATGCATTACTTACTGAAATGGATGGAATAGACCAGAATTACGGCGTAGTAACTATAGGTGCAACAAACAATCCACACCTGCTTGACTTTGCAATAAGAAGCCGTTTTGAAGAGGAAATAGAATTTGAGATCCCGGATAAAGACCAGAGACAGAGCATGCTTGAAAACTATATAAAAACTATGCCCGTTGAAATGAAAGTAGACATTAAAAAGCTGGCAAATATCAGTAAAGGCATGTCTGGAAGGGACATAAAAGAGAGGTTATTAAAAACGGCGCTTCACAAAGCAATTTCTGAGGATACTGATTTTGTAACATGGGACCATGTAGAATATGCCTTGAACTTATATAAAACTGAGAAAAACGAACCAAAACACATGTTCGCTTAA
- a CDS encoding DUF4013 domain-containing protein codes for MKIHGMLMDSAKYPLLNLKSFLSLGFMILISSFLLSQYFDFKEFFGVKLSDSISLVVILLAFLILSIATILESGYTFKIIEKSLTGIKKPPEMNNFIPMFKHGINEIIIFIIYSAVPIIIFLMIVDALSTQINFGLPGLSENIIILLIILLAFLFFISNILFTVAIPYMAFKGGSFKEAFKIIDILRKIKQIGLKELVIGYLIVVLGLVAIGWPVLEEIIESANIIGFVIAELIIAPYIVIFSARFTALIYKSHLSP; via the coding sequence ATGAAAATACATGGAATGTTAATGGATTCAGCGAAATATCCACTATTAAATTTAAAATCATTTCTTTCGCTGGGTTTTATGATTTTAATTAGCAGTTTCTTGTTGAGCCAGTACTTTGATTTTAAAGAGTTTTTCGGAGTTAAATTAAGTGATAGTATTTCACTAGTTGTTATTCTGTTAGCCTTTTTAATATTAAGCATTGCCACAATCTTAGAATCAGGTTATACATTCAAAATTATTGAAAAAAGTTTAACCGGGATTAAAAAACCCCCTGAAATGAATAATTTCATTCCTATGTTTAAACACGGGATTAATGAAATAATTATATTCATCATATATTCTGCAGTACCTATTATTATTTTTCTTATGATTGTAGATGCTCTTTCTACTCAAATAAACTTTGGACTCCCAGGACTGTCTGAAAATATAATAATCTTACTTATAATCCTTTTAGCGTTCTTATTCTTCATTTCAAATATATTATTTACAGTGGCAATACCCTACATGGCTTTTAAAGGAGGTTCATTCAAAGAAGCCTTTAAAATAATAGATATATTAAGGAAAATTAAACAAATAGGCTTAAAAGAATTAGTAATTGGATATTTAATTGTAGTTTTAGGCCTAGTTGCAATTGGGTGGCCAGTATTAGAAGAGATAATAGAATCCGCAAATATAATTGGTTTTGTGATTGCAGAACTTATAATTGCCCCATATATCGTGATATTTTCCGCAAGATTCACGGCATTAATATATAAATCCCATCTTTCTCCCTGA
- a CDS encoding PLP-dependent aspartate aminotransferase family protein has protein sequence MKFNTKSVHSGRQPCPATGAISTPIWQTSNFVFDDLGKPKEHDYTRTSNPTRKALEDALAALEGGNAGFAFASGMAAITTAIHLLKAGDHVIVCDDCYGGTYRLFSEIMTKFGLEFTFLRLDNEEKILDAIKPNTKLIWTETPSNPLLNITDLEMISKIAKEQEILTITDNTFSSPYFLRPIEFGIDLVLHSTTKYINGHCDVIGGVIVTTTDKLAEDVHFQLNGLGTGEAPFDAWLVLRGLKTLPLRMDKHAENAIAVAEYLQDHPKVSEVFYPGLPSHKGHEIAKKQMKGFGGVVSFKTDSNIGAFLRSLNLFSLAESLGGADSLVEHAASMSHASMGEEGRKNAGISDDLIRLSIGLEDSADLIEDLDKALLNA, from the coding sequence ATGAAGTTCAACACAAAATCAGTCCATTCTGGAAGGCAACCGTGTCCCGCAACAGGTGCAATTTCAACTCCCATATGGCAGACTTCCAATTTTGTCTTTGATGACTTAGGGAAGCCCAAAGAACATGATTACACCAGAACAAGCAATCCAACAAGAAAAGCACTGGAAGATGCGCTTGCGGCACTTGAAGGAGGAAATGCAGGATTTGCATTTGCAAGTGGAATGGCTGCAATCACAACAGCAATACACCTCCTGAAAGCAGGCGACCACGTAATAGTTTGTGATGATTGTTATGGTGGAACTTACAGGCTTTTTTCCGAGATAATGACCAAATTTGGATTGGAATTTACGTTTTTAAGGCTTGACAATGAAGAAAAAATCTTAGACGCAATCAAACCAAATACCAAACTAATCTGGACCGAAACCCCATCAAACCCATTACTTAATATCACAGACCTCGAAATGATTTCAAAAATTGCAAAAGAACAGGAAATACTCACAATTACAGATAATACATTTTCAAGTCCTTATTTTTTAAGGCCTATTGAATTTGGAATCGACCTTGTACTGCACTCCACAACAAAATACATAAATGGACACTGTGATGTTATTGGTGGTGTAATAGTTACCACAACAGATAAACTGGCAGAAGATGTCCATTTCCAACTAAATGGACTAGGAACTGGTGAAGCACCCTTCGATGCATGGCTTGTTTTAAGAGGACTAAAAACACTGCCTCTTAGAATGGACAAACATGCTGAAAATGCCATTGCTGTTGCAGAATACCTGCAGGATCATCCAAAGGTTAGTGAAGTATTTTATCCAGGGCTCCCATCCCATAAGGGGCATGAAATAGCTAAAAAGCAGATGAAAGGGTTTGGAGGAGTGGTATCATTTAAAACTGATTCCAACATAGGTGCATTCTTAAGAAGTCTTAACCTGTTTTCACTTGCAGAATCCCTCGGGGGAGCAGATTCACTTGTTGAACACGCTGCAAGTATGAGCCATGCTTCAATGGGTGAAGAAGGCCGTAAAAATGCAGGAATTAGTGATGATCTAATTAGATTGTCAATTGGACTTGAAGATTCCGCTGATTTAATTGAAGATCTAGATAAAGCACTTTTAAATGCATAA